The genomic DNA TTCATAAGAGGTGGTTGCCCGCAGGTGGCCCGACGCAATCACTTTCTCAAGCTTCTCTTGCAAGAATGCTTCTCCCGGAAACGGCTCAACTCCTCGATTAATCAATTCAACCGTTTGTGCATTTACGTCGACCCCTACAACGTTATGACCACATTCAGCGAATTGGACGGCTAGGGGCAGCCCGATTTTTCCCAGAGCGACAACGGCGATATTCATATCTGCAACTGTAATACACGTTTCATCGCAACCAGGACACTAAGTCGCATTTATAAGGCTGTGTTTGCTGGAGAAATGTAAGAAGCCTGAATCAAAGCCCATAAGGACGAAGCTCATCAGCGAACATCACCCCTGTAACCGAGCTACTCTTAGAAACGTGTAGACGTCTCGTAGTAGGAGGACGTGACATACCAGAGGTTTTGATCAGCACTACGCGCGGCTCTTGACAGCTGTAGATCTCTCGCAAGTGCATTAGCGCCGTTACTTGAGGCTAGAAAGCGCATTATATGGAGGCATGACCCGCTGAACCACGTCAGCGCAGCCTAGTTTTCTGGCACTTAATGGGGACTGTTCCCCGCGTCGGTCGGCTGAGCAAATTTTCTACTCATACGATCTAACCCATGATTCTGAGACCTAAATCCGCCAGACGCTCGGCTAGCGAAAGCAGGCCATTTCCTATGCAAGAACCTATTACATAGTACTTCTAGACTTGCCCTAAAGCGTCGAAGGTTTGTATCAGACGTGGTTACCGGTCTCACCCGACTCGCCCAGCATGCCGGTGGTTGCAGTTCTCATTAGAATATATCGACTAGCACTCAATAGTGGATGTTGATCTAATCTTCGTCACTCGCCGTGTCCCCCAGCCAGCACAGAATGTGGGTACCACCAGAAACCGAGCTAAAAATGTAGACTAAAGCGCGACGCCTCTAAAAAACAAATTACTTAGGCGTTTTCTATTATCGAAAGCCTTAGACACCTTCAACTTATCAAGGCTCGTTTTAGGTAAGGAGCTAGTCACGGAATGAGCACTCGTTTAGCTACAGCAGGTAGCACACTGATCTCACCGCAAAAGTCGGTCATATTAGGAGCATCAGACTGCAATGAAGGCCCCTGGGAAGGGATCGAGTCCGACATTGAAGCTAACGTGCTGGCGTTGTGGTCAGAAGATGAAGATTTTCCGCTTATACTCGTCACGTTAGACCTGCTGTACCCAGGACGTCGTCTGCGAGACGCGATAGAGGAAGCGGCTTATCCGGTTCCGCCCGAACGTATTTTAGTAGCTGCGAGTCACACACATCGCGCGCCGATGACGGATGACACGAAGACTGGTCTAGGCCGACCCGACGTGGAGTATCTCGACTGGATTGCAGATACAGTCTCGTCTTTAGTACGCTCCGTCCTAACTTCGGATCGGGTACCAATAACATTGCGCCTCGGGACTAGCATCGCCGACCATAGTATAAACCGTAGGCTGCGGAAACGACTGGTACTATCTAGTCGCCCACGTTTGAATAAAGTTGTTATGGCCCCTAATCCACAGGGTTTTCGAGATGAACTTCTCACAGCTCTAGTAGTTCATTCATCGGGTGAAGATCAACCACTTGCTGTCCTGTGGAACTATGCATGCCATCCTGTCGCGGGGCCCACGCAAAATGCGGTTAGTGGACATTTTCCCACGGCGGTGCGCGATGGTGTTAGACAGTACTATAACAACTCATCACTTCCGGTATTATTTTTTCAAGGCTTTTCAGGCAATACTAGACCTAAAGCGAGTGGACAAGCGCAAACCCTTAAGAGTAAGGTACGACGACGGCTTGCGGGCCCCGTGTTCGAACGAATGAAGCCGCACACGTACCAGAAATGGATGACAAGCCTTACTGAAGTGCTTCTTGGCGCGATAAGAAATGCAAAAATTCTTGACTCACCTAAGACCTCAGTTCGAAGGATCTCCATTCCCGGCTCTGATTTCATGGATGCGAATAAGCCCCTGGATCATGTTTATGTTTCACGAATTGATCTGGACACTAAGGTCTCATTCGTGACTGTAAGCGCGGAGGTAGTTGCTGAGTACGCGCCCATCCTCCGGCAGATACTGCATGATCGCCATGTAGTGTGTGTAGGCTGCGCTGATCATGTGATTGGATATTTACCGACGCAGGAAATCATGTCAGAGGGTGGATACGAGGCTGGCCAATTCTGCAAGCCCTTTGATTTAGACGGGGTAAATCCCAAGGCTCCTTCTGCGCTAATACGCGCTTTTGAACAGCTTGCCTGACTGGCTTCTAAGCAAGAAATTCTGCTGCCTGAGCATGTGGGGAGAGATGCTTCTTCGCGCACCGCCCTGTTGCCTCATTGCAATACCTCCGGCACGGGTCCATCGTTGCCTCAAATGATTTCCTCCGGGAAGCCGGTTTCGTTGCCTCAAGAAGAAACCTCCGCTAGAGCTGAGTCGTTGACGCAGAATAAGACCTCCGGCTTGTGGCCGCTCTGAGAGGTGTTTGGCGGTGACGTCGCCTCAGAAGTCGACCTCCGGCTACGGGGTTGGATTTAGCCGTGTTTGGCAGTGGCGATGGCCGGTTTGGCTCGTCCGGTTTTCTTCGCCAAAGACAGGGTTTCCAGTTCGCCGGTCATCGTCATAATCTTGCGCTGCAAGGCGGCGGGTTTGATGCGCTTGAAGGCGGCATTCATGGTGATGATCGGGCGTTTGCGCACCGCCGGATGGACGATAGCCCGTTGGTGCGGGGTGGTGGGTTTGTCGTGTTTCTTGGTGACTTTGGCCCCGTGTCGTTGCTTCGAGAGGAGCTTTTGTTGGGGCAACAGATAGTTGGTGAAGATCCGGTCCTGCTCCCAAATCTCGTTGAGGAGCTCGAGTTCCGCGGGCGTGTCATATCGCAGGTAACCGACCAGTTCTCGGACTCGGGCCCAGTTCTTTTGCTCTACATGGGCACCGTCATTTTTGTTGCCTGGCCGCGACCGGGTGAACGTGATTTCGTGCTCTTCACAGTAGGCCAGCTGATGCGCGTTGATGAACTCACTTCCGTTGTCTGAGTCAATGCCAATGATGGGAAACGGAAACACGCTGATGACATGTTCTAAGGCTTCAAAGACCCATTTGGCGGCTTTGTTCTTCACCGACCGGTTCACGGTCCATCCGGTGGCGATATCGGTCACCGTCAAGGTGAAACTCCCCAGAGGCATTGGCCCCATCGTGAGACACCAAATCGATTTCCACAAATCCTGGGACGGCATCATCCCATTCGGCCCAGGTGCGGATGGGGATCTGGGATTTCAACAAGGACCCCGGCTTGGTATGTGACCGGCCCCGGATCGTCATCTTGGCGCGTTCATCGGCCAGTTTCCGATCGATGGTGGCTGCACTCATCATCATCAGCAGCTCGGCTTGGGCATCGGAGACCACGATCTCTTTGTCACGGCGCAGCATCGGCACCAACACGGGCATCATCGCGGCCAGCAGCTTGCCTGCCGGGGCACGTAGCGTCGCCCAACAGGTAATCAACGGGTCCAACAGGTCTGGGCCATACATGGGGGTGCGTCCGGGTCGTGGCTTGACGACCTTGAGGACCAACACCTGGCGCAGGGCGGCTCTGGCGTGGTCGCGGTGCCAGCCGGTCAACTCGACGATCTCGTCGAGGATTCAGGACTTGTTGGCTCGGTTGGCAGGCGCGTTTGTAGGCGAGGGCTTTTTTCTTCGTGACGGCTTGACGTTGACTCATTGTTAGCTCCATATATCGGGCATAACTGCAGTCACCCCTCAAAGCCGGACACCACGCCGCAAAGCGGAGGTATTACTGTGAGGCAACGAATGCTCCCAGCCGGAGGAAATCTATTTAGGCAACGACCACACCTACGCGGAGGTTTTCAATGAGTCAACGCGACCGCTTGCGTCATGTGGGCAAAGATGTGGAAGATTTCCTCACGGTATCTTTACTTGCGGCGCGTAAAAGAATCAACACATACAGCCAGGTAATGACATAAACTACTGCGAGAGTTCCATATAAAAGCCAGACAGCACCCGTTTCGCTTAGCGGAAATTCATGCACAACATAAATAGCCACGGCCATGAGCGTGATTCGAATAATGTCGATTACTACGTTCGCCTTCGCCCGTTGAAATACACTTATTGCACGAGCTACGGGAATAGCAATCAGACGAATAGTGCTCGTCACGGCCAAGATTTGAATTAGAGGGACCGCGGCGTTCCAATCGTGGCCAAGAGCTATTGGCACGAGCCACGGAGCACCTATCGCTAAAGCGCCGAAGCCGAGGATACCAACACATAAGAGGAAAGAGCTAAGTCTCAAAAAAAATCGTAAATAAGCGAAGCTCTGTTCACGCCTCATCCTAGCTATCTCAGCCATAAACATTTGTCCGATTGAAGCGCCAACAAGCCCAATAGGAATAGAAATGATGCGCTCCGCCATTCCTAACTGACCTGCGAAGTCTAAGCCATAGAGGGCTGTGAGCGTTAAAAGGGGTAGCTGACTGCCCGCAGCGTTGATCAGAGCGGACGGGGCGAAAACAAGGGGGAATCTCCAGTAATACCGGAAAGATAAAGACATCTCGCGAAGTGTATGTTTTCCCAGATACTTTTTCACAACGGGTACAAGCGCTAGAAGCCCTACGAATCTTCCTATTAAATACCCTGCGAGGAGCCCTACCTGTCCCAGCGATAGCACGCCGAACGAAATTTGACTCGAAGAGGTGCCCACTGCTTGGAGCACCGTCCTGGAAGCAACTTTAATATAACGACGTTCCCGCAAAGCTAGTTGCGAGAAGACGGCGAAGAGCCCAGTAAGCAATGTAATGCCAAAAACCCACAACTCCATATAAGCTGGTGGCTCGCCATCAATAAATACATCGGAAAGAAGACCCGAGATTACAGCCCAAGCGCTTGAAATCACAAGCGTCGAAAATAGTGCGATCGTTACTATGCCTCTGGTTTCACGGTTCGTGCTACCCACAAGCGCAGCAGTATCAAACTTCAAAGCTACTGCGGGTGCAACGATGCTTGAGATCGACATGACGACAGTCAATGCCCCGAAGTCAGAGGGTGAATAAAACCTGGACAAGAAGGGCAATGCTGCGAGAGTTAGTAGCTGCGCAAATAGAGTGGCGCTACTCAGAGAAAGAAACCCTGAAACCCGTGGACTTGTAATCAGAGATTTTAGATGAGAGATAATCCTCACGGCGTCAGCATTCGTCGGATGGCTAGCATACCAGAGACTAAGCGATTGTGCTTGAAAACGCGTAAGTATGGAGTCTGATTTGCTCCAAATTTACGGTTAAAATCTTCCACGCCTTCAAGCATGGAGCCTTCGAAGTCGAATACTTTAGTCAGCTCCGCTGCAGCCTGAATCGCTTCCCACCTAAGCAACGTGCCACTTTGACTTCTGCGCAATTCGGGATCGTTCCCAGACACTAAGAGATACATTCGACGCTCGTCACCTACTACATAAACCGCAGAATGGGTCTGCCCCTCTTGATCAACGCTTGCCAAAGAAACTTTTAACCCGTGACTGGTTACAGCCTCATCAATGCGCTCCAACAATTCGGGCGGATACGGCAGGCGCATATTTTGGCGCCCAAACGTAAGCTTTGCCATCTCAAGGACTTTGTGCACGGATACATCGGGCACGACCGTAAGCCGGTTCTCCGCTCGCCTAATTTCCTTCCGCGTACTCTTTCTAATTCTATGATATAAATCGTCAACTCTATTAAGGGTGTTTAACGTGTATGTATATCGAGTCGTCTGGGAGTATCCGTTCCAGTAGAAGGGCAGCCAGTTCGTGATGTTAGGGTGAAAGTTTTGTGAGAACGAATCGTGCTTAGGTAATTTTTTTATTAATTTAATGAAGAGATCCTTTTCACGAGCTATTCGCTCATTCTCTTCGACTGAAGTATGTTCAATCCATGGCCCGAGGGTTGGTGTGAGCGGGGCTTGCCCTATAATTCTGAGACCACGCTTTTTCCTGTACACAAACGGGAGGCGAGCTACCACACGCCCGCTTTCTTCGACTTCCACTGCATCCCATTGATTCGGTGCTGTCGCCTCGAGCCACCAGGGTTGTTCAAAGATGGAGTGAGTCTGCGGGAGGGATTCAGGCATTCTAAATTAAGTCCTTCTACTTGTAAGGCCAACGGAGATGAGTCAACGAGGAGGGTGCACTTGCTCCTGTGCCCAAGCCCCCCAGTTCAGGGCGGTAACTTTGGGAATGACGATAGTCAGCCGGTCAATTGTTCCTGCCGGTTCAAAGCCAAAATTCTGGTGGGCTTTTCGAGAAGCCAAGTTTTCCACGCCCGTATCACTATAGATCGTCATCCCTTGGCAATCACTAGTACTGCGTATGTATCTAACCCCAATACTTTTCAGCGCGCGCCAAAGGCCTAGTCGACGGTGCTCTTCACGGGTGTGTTCGTTGAAGCACCAGAACTTACCTTGTGAGATTCTAGTAGGCAAGTGATCTGGTCCGGGAGACTCTGGTGTCGACAACCACTGAACGGCAGCCCATTCGACTTGGTCATGAATTAGAAAACCTATATGACCTTTATCTAGTAGCTTCCTATAAGTTTTGAGTCGCCAGTCTTGCATTTTCGGAGCAAAGAATTTATCCAGGCACTCATGACTTATCCTAGACCAACCATACCCAGCTGGTAAGTCTATAGGTGGCGGAGTGGGGCCAGTAAATTTATAGACGACTGAGTTTTTACGCTCTATATAGCGCATATCATCTCCGATGAGTATCTACGGTCCCAAATCCAACAAGACCGCTCGAGGTTGACACCAGAACACATTAACAGCGAGTATCTATGGCTGCAAGCTATATTCATGTCATTACCCACTAATATTGGCAATGAGCAGGCACCTGGTATTGCGACTCACAGCTAGCGTCCGCAACACCCCTAATATGATTAGATAAAAGTTCCCTACTAATTAAAACTCAACTGTCACCCAACACACGAAACCCACTTTACCTTATAGGCGACGAGGCAAGTGACATTCGGGGTCTTTCATGCCCGGGCGCTTCTTTTGAAAGAACGTCTGGCGATGCCCTGTGGCTCTCACCTACGACATCGCCAATATATGTGTACACATCACTCCTGCGAGCCTCTTCTTGGGTCCCGAGCTAATAGAGGATCCAGGCCTGCCCAGACAGAACTCAACGCCGCTGACAGTGCTCAAACCTTATCTACGCCCACTGAGTGGCAGTTACTAGGCGCGCAATAGCGATCGCTGAAATATGAAATAATCGTCTATGCAACCTAGCAAACATATCCGCAATTACAAACGTGTGAAACAAACCAGCGTGACAACGGCTAGCATTCACGTGGTTCTTTTATTAGACCGACGGTTTACGCTGTGACCTCGGAAGATTGAGAATGACCGGCATAACGCCATTCCGCTGGCACCACCCATCCCGGGAAACAACGGGCGTTGATTTCTTTAATACACGTTGATGCGATGTGTCAGAGTGAGTATTCTGACTCACCAAATTGAATTGTTATCTCACATCTCAGCGAGCTCTTGCACTGCTTTCTCCAGAATGAACTTTTTGTCTAGGTAAGATCTGCTCGCCTCTCGGATCTCCTCTCGAGAATAATTAGTCATCAATTCAGCGAAGTTCACCATCCGACTCAGAGATACAGCGGAATCTGAATAATAGAACGGGAAACTCTGTGGGAGCGCAGTGTCGTGATGGGTAGCATAAACTGGAATTCCACTAGCCAAATATTCACGCACTTTAAGTGTGGATGCACCGAAAAGATTCTTTCGGTCAAGGGCGAGCGAACCTATTGCAACGTCTGTTGTGTCTAGCAATGAAATGATTCCATCAGAGTCAAGAACTCCGTGAACATAAATTTCAGTTCCTTTGTGGCTCAATGCATGCACAGCCGCTCGTTGCTCGTCAGTGAGGGCTCCTACTAAATGAATGCGAACTAGTTTTTGCCCCTCACCGGTATCGGTCTCAATCGCTTCTAACAAACGATCCAATCCATGCCACTCCGCGAACGTCGAGCAGACGAAAGTAAAAGTTACCATCGTACGCAGGCGTTTATCCTCAGCCGGCATAGCTTCAGCGAAGTGATATCCATTGGGAAAAACGATAGCCCGATTTCTAAGATGCGGAAAACGAGCGATCTCATACTCTTTTATATCGCTGGTGACCGCCGCTATTCCACGCGCAGACTTCATAGTCAATGGTGTGAACCATCTCTCAACAAAGGTGGAAACCCGCTTAGAAAAGGTACTACTATCAAGAATTGCGAGTTCTTCTATTTCCTTTGCATGATGGACGGTGACTAGATTCGGGGCAAAGAGTCCAAATAAAGGACCGAAGAGATCCAATGATAAAGTCCTCAGCAATACAATGTCATAATCGCGAGCTTTTCTAACAACATACATCCACCTGTACAGTCGCAGCATAAGGGCGGAACGCCAGACCCGAGGAACTTGTCTTTCAAAGTCACTCTGAACAGCGTCGGTTTGAAGTGAAATCGTGTCCCACTGAAGGCACGCGTCTTTGGCAGCAAGTACTTCATGACGAAGTTGTTTACGATGCCCGGGTGCCAACGCTCTCAGGGTGGTAACGTGCAGTATTCTCATTTACTTCTCCGATCAGCAGTGAGAACAGGGTCCAACAAAGATTAAATCAAAAGCCAGCAAGGTCATATGAGGCTGCAACTTCGAGTTTGTCCTCACTCGCTCTCGTCCAGTCCGAGCTGCTTGTTGAGATATTTAGCAGGTACCACTCTAGTGCCTTGCGCCATCAAAACCTTGGACTTTTTCGGCAGGTAACACTGTTGTGGCAGTGCTTTTGTCGATAAGGGCTAATCTTCACTAAGATCTATGCGCCGGATCGGTCGGAAAATGCGCATCAACAATGCGTGGCGATCCGGGTCGGGCACGATCATGGCGGGCTACTTCGACCGGGCCGTGGTCACCAACATGAACGATGACAATCTGTTCGGTTGCTCCAGCACCGCGGACTCGGACAAAGACTTGGTCACCAATCAGGGTATGCGGCACCGAGTATTGGCCGTGTTCAAAAGTCACCATCGGGGTATTGACGGGCACTTGGTGTGAGACCCCGAAGGTCACCGTCTGGGCCCGTTCGGGCACTCGATGCAACATCGGGCGTTCTTGACCGGCCAGCACATCTGCCGGCCGACGCCGCGTGACGCGGTGTTCCCTGGAATTGACCTGGTCCATAAACGCCACACAGGCGGCTTCCAGCTCAGCAAATGATGCGTAGTCATCGCGTAAGTTGGTTTCGGTGGGTACCAGGTCGGCCTTGGCGATCTTCACGCTGGCCTCCACACCACCTTTGGTGGCAGGGTCTGCGGGTTCACACGTCAGCACGCTGACCCCGTAGTATCTACCAAACGCTGCCATGGCCGCGTTGCGCACCGGGACCCCGGCAATATGCTCCACGGTCACGGTTTTGGCGTTATCGGTGAGCACATAGGTTGGTGCCCCACCCAGGATGCGGAAGGTCCGATCTAGGGCGGCAAATACATTGGGTTGGGACTGATCACGGACCGGGATGACCACCCGAAACCGGGAAAAGGCTAGCCAGGCCACAAACAGGACCGTTTTGACTCCGTTGATGAGCGGGCCGTCGCCGAAGTCGTATTGTAACCACAACCCTGGCTCGGTGATCCAGGGCCGATGGATTCGCTGATGACC from Enteractinococcus fodinae includes the following:
- a CDS encoding GNAT family N-acetyltransferase, with translation MPESLPQTHSIFEQPWWLEATAPNQWDAVEVEESGRVVARLPFVYRKKRGLRIIGQAPLTPTLGPWIEHTSVEENERIAREKDLFIKLIKKLPKHDSFSQNFHPNITNWLPFYWNGYSQTTRYTYTLNTLNRVDDLYHRIRKSTRKEIRRAENRLTVVPDVSVHKVLEMAKLTFGRQNMRLPYPPELLERIDEAVTSHGLKVSLASVDQEGQTHSAVYVVGDERRMYLLVSGNDPELRRSQSGTLLRWEAIQAAAELTKVFDFEGSMLEGVEDFNRKFGANQTPYLRVFKHNRLVSGMLAIRRMLTP
- a CDS encoding integrase catalytic domain-containing protein is translated as MTDIATGWTVNRSVKNKAAKWVFEALEHVISVFPFPIIGIDSDNGSEFINAHQLAYCEEHEITFTRSRPGNKNDGAHVEQKNWARVRELVGYLRYDTPAELELLNEIWEQDRIFTNYLLPQQKLLSKQRHGAKVTKKHDKPTTPHQRAIVHPAVRKRPIITMNAAFKRIKPAALQRKIMTMTGELETLSLAKKTGRAKPAIATAKHG
- a CDS encoding MATE family efflux transporter; translation: MSISSIVAPAVALKFDTAALVGSTNRETRGIVTIALFSTLVISSAWAVISGLLSDVFIDGEPPAYMELWVFGITLLTGLFAVFSQLALRERRYIKVASRTVLQAVGTSSSQISFGVLSLGQVGLLAGYLIGRFVGLLALVPVVKKYLGKHTLREMSLSFRYYWRFPLVFAPSALINAAGSQLPLLTLTALYGLDFAGQLGMAERIISIPIGLVGASIGQMFMAEIARMRREQSFAYLRFFLRLSSFLLCVGILGFGALAIGAPWLVPIALGHDWNAAVPLIQILAVTSTIRLIAIPVARAISVFQRAKANVVIDIIRITLMAVAIYVVHEFPLSETGAVWLLYGTLAVVYVITWLYVLILLRAASKDTVRKSSTSLPT
- a CDS encoding glycosyltransferase family protein, which codes for MRILHVTTLRALAPGHRKQLRHEVLAAKDACLQWDTISLQTDAVQSDFERQVPRVWRSALMLRLYRWMYVVRKARDYDIVLLRTLSLDLFGPLFGLFAPNLVTVHHAKEIEELAILDSSTFSKRVSTFVERWFTPLTMKSARGIAAVTSDIKEYEIARFPHLRNRAIVFPNGYHFAEAMPAEDKRLRTMVTFTFVCSTFAEWHGLDRLLEAIETDTGEGQKLVRIHLVGALTDEQRAAVHALSHKGTEIYVHGVLDSDGIISLLDTTDVAIGSLALDRKNLFGASTLKVREYLASGIPVYATHHDTALPQSFPFYYSDSAVSLSRMVNFAELMTNYSREEIREASRSYLDKKFILEKAVQELAEM